A single window of Pyrus communis chromosome 10, drPyrComm1.1, whole genome shotgun sequence DNA harbors:
- the LOC137748282 gene encoding UTP:RNA uridylyltransferase 1: MAGGGGDAPPLQSSNGGEFLLSLLQQQKPNLLHHQSPSPQQQQQQQPPLVLDPAVAAVGPTLPFPHMPPWVSSNGQDHHPQLPNPSSLWSTQSPPNFNFLGFPQSPYPSSSPPNPFPQFAGNQFPGNLEDLRNLVGFQSPNNNPLQNLAQLKQHQDQKLKFSYLPGDLVQNPEGSVNASISSEVSKLSNSFDRNLNLSSNNSSTSSEFRHGNHDNFSSNFNSREQERRGGGASGRGKQFQRNAPPPGFGNNARGGGSWNSGNRREFEHNVDRDRQSSSEFVRNRDVSFEDERMRRLANEDGRTQGNGARGLGFNAQPDEPRLPTGTNLHSASALEIEESMMNLQHGDKARKDVEDGSQQLVDNDRDEKNEAKQHHNAREKESRSDNRGQHLLSQRTRIFKRQMQCRMDIDRLNAPFLSIYDSLIPTEEEKAKQKQLFTLLERLVTKEWPEAQLYIYGSCGNSFGVSKSDIDLCLAIDEANINKSEFLLRLADILQSDNLQNVQALTRARVPIVKLMDPVTGISCDICINNVLAVINTKLLRDYAKIDARLQQLAFIVKHWAKSRGVNETYHGTLSSYAYVLMCIHFLQHRRPAILPCLQGMQTTYSVTVENVECSFFDQVDKLRDFGSHNKEPIARLVWGFFNYWAYGHDYANSVISVRTGSLISKREKDWTRRVGNDRHLICIEDPFEISHDLGRVVDKYSIKVLREEFERAADIMQYDANPCVKLFEPYVPDV; the protein is encoded by the exons ATGGCCGGCGGTGGAGGTGACGCGCCGCCTCTCCAGTCCTCTAACGGCGGCGAATTCCTCCTCTCCTTGCTCCAACAACAAAAGCCCAACCTCCTCCACCACCAGTCCCCCTccccacaacaacaacaacaacagcaaccGCCACTGGTGCTCGATCCGGCGGTCGCTGCGGTGGGACCCACACTCCCGTTCCCGCATATGCCGCCATGGGTATCATCCAACGGCCAAGATCATCACCCTCAACTCCCCAACCCTTCTTCCCTCTGGTCCACGCAGTCCCCTCCTAATTTCAACTTCCTAGGGTTTCCCCAAAGCCCTTATCCGTCTTCCTCTCCCCCGAATCCCTTTCCCCAGTTCGCCGGAAACCAATTCCCGGGAAACCTCGAGGATTTGAGGAATCTAGTCGGCTTTCAGAGTCCAAACAATAATCCCCTCCAAAACCTTGCCCAGCTGAAGCAGCATCAAGATCAGAAGCTTAAGTTTAGTTATTTGCCTGGCGACCTTGTCCAAAACCCCGAAGGTTCAGTAAATGCCAGCATTTCCTCTGAGGTTTCGAAGCTCAGCAATAGCTTCGACAGGAATCTCAATTTGAGTTCTAACAATTCTTCCACTTCCAGTGAGTTCCGGCATGGGAATCACGATAATTTCAGTTCGAATTTCAATTCTCGGGAGCAGGAACGGCGAGGCGGAGGTGCAAGTGGAAGGGGAAAGCAGTTTCAGAGGAATGCTCCGCCGCCAGGGTTTGGGAACAATGCGAGGGGAGGAGGGAGTTGGAATTCTGGGAATAGGAGGGAGTTTGAGCATAATGTGGATAGGGATAGGCAGAGTTCGAGTGAATTTGTGAGGAACAGGGATGTTTCTTTTGAAGATGAGAGAATGAGAAGATTGGCAAATGAAGATGGTCGAACTCAAGGCAATGGGGCTCGGGGATTGGGGTTCAATGCACAGCCTGATGAGCCTCGTCTGCCCACTGGCACCAATCTCCATTCGGCTTCTGCTTTGGAGATTGAAGAGTCGATGATGAATTTACAACATGGAGATAAGGCGAGAAAAGACGTTGAAGATGGAAGCCAACAGTTGGTTGATAATGACCGGGATGAAAAGAATGAGGCAAAGCAACACCATAATGCGCGCGAAAAG GAGTCAAGATCAGATAACAGAGGACAACATCTACTTAGCCAAAGAACGAGGATCTTCAAAAGACAGATGCAATGTCGCATGGACATAGACAGGCTAAACGCTCCATTTCTTTCAATTTATGATTCCTTGATACCGACTGAGGAAGAGAAGGCTAAGCAGAAGCAATTGTTTACATTATTGGAGAGGCTAGTTACTAAAGAATGGCCTGAAGCTCAACTATACATCTATGGATCGTGTGGCAACTCATTTGGGGTTTCTAAAAGTGATATTGATCTCTGTCTTGCAATTGATGAGGCAAACATTAACAAGTCAGAGTTCTTATTGAGGTTGGCAGATATTTTGCAATCAGACAATCTACAGAATGTGCAG GCGTTGACACGTGCTAGGGTTCCTATCGTAAAGCTTATGGATCCTGTCACTGGAATCTCCTGTGACATATGCATCAACAATGTTTTGGCTGTCATAAATACAAAGCTTCTTCGTGATTATGCAAAAATTGATGCAAGATTACAGCAATTGGCTTTTATTGTAAAACATTGGGCCAAGTCAAGAGGAGTCAATGAAACTTACCATGGAACTTTATCAAGCTATGC GTATGTTTTGATGTGCATTCATTTCTTACAACATCGCAGACCTGCTATTCTCCCCTGCTTACAG GGAATGCAAACAACGTACTCTGTCACTGTAGAGAACGTTGAATGTTCTTTCTTTGATCAAGTAGACAAACTAAGAGATTTTGGGTCCCATAACAAGGAACCCATTGCTAGACTCGTGTGGGGATTTTTCAATTACTGGGCATATGGCCATGATTATGCAAATTCTGTTATTTCTGTTCGTACGGGAAGCTTAATCAG CAAGCGGGAAAAGGACTGGACAAGGAGGGTTGGGAATGATCGGCATTTGATATGCATAGAAGACCCTTTCGAGATATCCCACGACCTGGGTCGAGTGGTGGACAAGTACAGCATAAAAGTTCTAAGGGAGGAGTTTGAGCGTGCAGCCGACATTATGCAGTATGATGCAAATCCCTGTGTGAAGCTCTTTGAGCCCTACGTCCCTGATGTTTAA